In the genome of Nocardia sp. NBC_00416, one region contains:
- a CDS encoding rhomboid family intramembrane serine protease: MTGGGPLGASFDPDRIAALRPGRGSGPVSGSAGGGRFVASRRTWAQAGVLTVAFLVLLYLIEAVDAMIDFSIDRAAGIEPRDIDGLDGIFFAPLLHHGWDHLIGNTLPVLILGFLTLATGIRRGLAATAIVWVVAGVGTWLTGGAGSVHVGASSLVFGWLTYLICRGWFARQIGQIVVGLVVLVLYGSVLWGVLPGQDGISWQGHLFGAMGGLFAGWVLSSDERRHRRQLRTGSPVPPR, from the coding sequence ATGACCGGTGGTGGACCGCTGGGCGCTTCGTTCGACCCCGACCGTATCGCCGCACTCCGTCCGGGTCGCGGCAGCGGCCCGGTCTCCGGTTCCGCGGGCGGCGGCCGGTTCGTCGCGAGCAGACGCACTTGGGCGCAGGCCGGGGTTCTGACCGTCGCGTTCCTGGTTCTGCTGTATCTGATCGAGGCCGTCGACGCGATGATCGACTTCAGCATCGATCGGGCGGCCGGGATCGAGCCCCGCGATATCGACGGCCTGGACGGCATCTTTTTCGCCCCGCTGCTGCACCACGGCTGGGACCATCTGATCGGCAACACCCTGCCGGTGCTGATCCTCGGTTTCCTCACGCTGGCCACCGGTATCCGCCGGGGTCTCGCCGCCACCGCGATCGTCTGGGTCGTGGCCGGTGTCGGCACCTGGTTGACCGGCGGTGCGGGCAGCGTCCATGTGGGCGCTTCCTCGCTGGTCTTCGGCTGGCTCACCTATCTGATCTGCCGTGGCTGGTTCGCCCGGCAGATCGGGCAGATCGTGGTCGGCCTCGTGGTGCTCGTCCTGTACGGCTCAGTGTTGTGGGGCGTCTTGCCCGGTCAGGACGGAATATCCTGGCAGGGACACCTTTTCGGCGCAATGGGTGGACTGTTCGCCGGGTGGGTACTCTCCAGTGATGAACGTCGACACCGTCGTCAACTCCGCACCGGGTCACCCGTCCCACCCCGGTGA
- a CDS encoding PLP-dependent cysteine synthase family protein, translating into MARYESLIATLGDTPLVGLRSLSPRWEGEQPVRLWAKLEDRNPTGSIKDRPALRMIQQAEADGLLSPGCTILEPTSGNTGISLAMAAKLKGYRLVCVMPENTSVERRQLLTMFGAEIIDSPAAGGSNQAVAKAKEIAAANPDWVMLYQYGNPANALAHYETTGPEILADLPEITHFVAGLGTTGTLMGTGRFLREKVPGIEIVAAEPRYGELVYGLRNIDEGFIPELYDEQVLTSRFSVGPYDAVRRTRELVLEEGIFAGISTGAILHAALGVAKKAIAAGKRADIAFVVADGGWKYLSTGAYDGTLEEAEERLDGQLWA; encoded by the coding sequence GTGGCACGCTACGAATCGCTGATCGCGACCCTCGGCGACACCCCGCTGGTCGGCCTGCGCAGCCTGTCCCCGCGCTGGGAAGGCGAGCAGCCGGTGCGGCTGTGGGCCAAGCTGGAGGACCGCAACCCCACCGGGTCCATCAAGGACCGCCCGGCGCTGCGCATGATCCAGCAGGCCGAGGCCGACGGTCTGCTGAGCCCGGGTTGCACCATCCTGGAACCCACCAGCGGCAATACCGGGATCTCGCTGGCCATGGCGGCGAAACTCAAGGGGTATCGCCTGGTCTGCGTCATGCCGGAGAACACCTCGGTGGAGCGGCGGCAGCTGCTCACCATGTTCGGCGCCGAGATCATCGATTCACCGGCGGCGGGTGGTTCGAACCAGGCCGTGGCCAAGGCCAAGGAGATCGCCGCCGCGAACCCGGACTGGGTGATGCTGTACCAGTACGGCAACCCGGCCAACGCGCTCGCCCACTATGAGACGACGGGTCCGGAGATCCTCGCCGACCTGCCCGAGATCACCCACTTCGTCGCCGGTCTGGGGACCACCGGGACACTGATGGGAACCGGGCGGTTCCTGCGGGAGAAGGTTCCCGGAATCGAGATCGTCGCCGCCGAGCCGCGGTACGGCGAACTGGTCTACGGCCTGCGCAACATCGATGAGGGTTTCATCCCCGAACTGTACGACGAACAGGTGCTCACCAGCCGCTTCTCCGTAGGCCCCTACGACGCCGTGCGCCGCACCCGCGAACTGGTGCTGGAGGAGGGGATCTTCGCCGGCATCTCGACCGGCGCCATCCTGCACGCCGCGCTCGGTGTCGCGAAGAAGGCGATCGCCGCCGGTAAACGGGCCGATATCGCGTTCGTGGTGGCCGACGGCGGCTGGAAATACCTGTCCACCGGGGCCTACGACGGCACCCTCGAAGAGGCCGAGGAACGCCTCGACGGCCAGCTCTGGGCCTGA
- a CDS encoding MoaD/ThiS family protein — protein MPVTVSIPTIMRTHTGGEKRVKAEGSTLAAVIDDLEANHPGLAERLLNDGKLNRYVNIYVDDEDVRFSGGLETTVGEGATVTILPAVAGGA, from the coding sequence ATGCCGGTCACCGTGTCCATCCCGACCATCATGCGCACCCACACCGGAGGCGAGAAGCGAGTGAAGGCCGAGGGGTCCACGCTCGCCGCGGTGATCGACGATCTGGAAGCCAACCATCCGGGGCTGGCCGAGCGGCTGCTCAACGACGGCAAACTGAACCGCTACGTCAACATCTACGTCGACGACGAGGATGTGCGGTTCTCCGGCGGCCTGGAGACGACCGTCGGCGAAGGGGCCACCGTGACGATCCTGCCTGCCGTCGCCGGCGGGGCCTGA
- a CDS encoding M67 family metallopeptidase: MLVIRADLVDAMVSHARADHPDEACGIIAGPEGSDRPERFVAMMNAERSPTFYRFDSGEQLKVWRAMDDADEEPVVIYHSHTATEAYPSRTDISYASEPGAHYVLVSTRDAEQHELRSYRIVDGTVTEEPVHIVDAYETA, encoded by the coding sequence GTGCTCGTGATCAGGGCCGACCTCGTGGACGCGATGGTCTCCCACGCCCGCGCCGACCATCCCGACGAAGCCTGCGGCATCATCGCGGGACCCGAAGGATCGGACCGGCCCGAGCGGTTCGTGGCGATGATGAACGCCGAACGGTCCCCCACCTTCTACCGTTTCGATTCCGGCGAGCAGCTGAAGGTCTGGCGGGCCATGGACGACGCCGACGAGGAGCCGGTGGTGATCTACCACTCGCACACCGCGACCGAGGCCTACCCCAGCCGCACCGATATCTCCTACGCCTCCGAGCCCGGCGCCCACTATGTGCTCGTCTCCACCCGCGACGCCGAACAGCACGAACTGCGCAGCTACCGCATCGTCGACGGCACGGTCACCGAGGAGCCGGTGCACATCGTCGACGCCTACGAAACCGCCTGA
- a CDS encoding P1 family peptidase, whose translation MTAAPGARNALTDVSGLLVGHHHVLDPDATRGSGAATGCTVVRAPGGAVAAVDVRGGGPGTRETDLLDPANTVRQVHAVLLTGGSAYGLAAADGVMSWLEEHGEGIPMSPDDPSRVVPIVPGAVIFDLPVGDWHTRPTADFGYHAADAAGPDFLRGCVGAGVGAQAGAIKGGVGSASIQFSDGVAAGVTVAALVVANPVGSVFDPRTGIPWGAGTDGPEFFGLRPGTAAELAAANALAVKSTVLNTTIGVVATDAPLDAAGCRRLATVAHDGLARAVRPAHSPLDGDTFFALATGTATPPPTPQLPSAFPADLPLIDALSTAAAVCVERAVVDAILAAEPVAGIPAYRTLFPS comes from the coding sequence GTGACCGCCGCTCCCGGAGCGCGTAACGCGCTCACCGATGTCTCCGGACTGCTGGTCGGTCATCACCACGTACTGGACCCGGACGCGACCCGCGGTTCCGGTGCGGCCACCGGCTGCACCGTGGTCCGGGCGCCGGGCGGCGCGGTTGCCGCGGTCGATGTGCGCGGCGGCGGGCCGGGCACCCGGGAGACCGATCTGCTCGATCCCGCGAACACCGTCCGGCAGGTGCACGCCGTCCTGCTCACCGGCGGCAGCGCCTACGGCCTGGCCGCGGCGGACGGGGTGATGAGCTGGCTGGAGGAGCACGGCGAGGGCATCCCGATGTCCCCCGACGATCCGAGCCGGGTGGTGCCGATCGTGCCCGGGGCCGTGATCTTCGATCTGCCGGTCGGCGATTGGCACACCCGCCCGACCGCCGATTTCGGCTATCACGCCGCCGACGCCGCCGGACCCGATTTCCTGCGCGGATGCGTCGGCGCCGGAGTCGGCGCCCAGGCCGGTGCCATCAAGGGCGGCGTCGGATCCGCGAGCATCCAATTCTCCGACGGCGTCGCCGCCGGGGTCACCGTGGCCGCGCTGGTCGTCGCCAACCCGGTGGGGTCGGTCTTCGATCCGCGCACCGGGATCCCGTGGGGGGCGGGCACCGACGGACCCGAGTTCTTCGGGCTGCGCCCCGGCACTGCTGCAGAACTCGCCGCCGCCAATGCCCTGGCGGTGAAGAGCACCGTACTCAACACCACGATCGGTGTGGTGGCCACCGACGCCCCGCTGGACGCCGCGGGCTGCCGCCGGCTCGCCACCGTCGCCCACGACGGCCTGGCGCGAGCGGTCCGCCCGGCCCACTCCCCGCTCGACGGCGACACGTTCTTCGCACTGGCCACCGGCACCGCGACCCCGCCCCCGACACCACAGCTCCCCTCGGCTTTCCCCGCGGACCTGCCGCTGATCGACGCGCTGAGCACGGCCGCGGCGGTCTGCGTGGAACGCGCGGTGGTGGACGCGATCCTGGCCGCGGAACCGGTGGCCGGTATCCCCGCCTACCGCACCCTTTTCCCGAGCTGA
- the aosR gene encoding oxidative stress transcriptional regulator AosR, with product MRKWSRKNSLSGLKLRSEMDAREASVLRSLVGAVSGLLGERAASAPEDELAALTGLRSGNTLPPDDPRLARLLPEFHRAEPGSPDAERADLNSALRGLHEPEIIDEKLAAAGVVLRTLPEDGGKILLTPEEADAWLAALTDVRLALGVVLEVDADTPEQYPPDDPRAPHLDVYHWLTWMQDSLLQAMAP from the coding sequence GTGCGTAAATGGAGCCGGAAGAACTCATTGAGCGGTCTCAAACTTCGGTCGGAGATGGACGCGCGCGAGGCGAGCGTGCTGCGCTCGCTGGTCGGTGCCGTATCGGGTCTTCTCGGTGAGCGCGCGGCCTCGGCCCCCGAGGACGAACTGGCCGCACTCACCGGTCTGCGCAGCGGCAACACCCTGCCGCCCGACGACCCGCGGCTCGCCCGGTTGCTGCCCGAATTCCACCGGGCCGAACCCGGCTCCCCCGATGCGGAACGCGCCGACCTGAACAGCGCACTGCGCGGGCTGCACGAACCGGAGATCATCGACGAGAAACTGGCCGCGGCCGGGGTCGTGCTGCGCACCCTGCCCGAGGACGGCGGCAAGATCCTGCTCACGCCGGAGGAAGCCGATGCCTGGCTGGCCGCCCTCACCGACGTCCGGCTGGCGCTCGGCGTGGTCCTCGAGGTCGATGCCGACACCCCCGAGCAGTACCCGCCCGACGACCCCCGCGCCCCGCATCTGGACGTCTATCACTGGCTCACCTGGATGCAGGACTCACTACTGCAGGCGATGGCGCCGTGA
- the clpS gene encoding ATP-dependent Clp protease adapter ClpS encodes MALCNTAPRNRTATVRADASGATLSAPQATPEAVEYTEILEAEDRPWVTVVWDDPVNLMHYVAYIFQKLFGYSKAKATELMLKVHNEGRAVVSSGSRDKMEQDVRRLHAAGLWATMQRDD; translated from the coding sequence ATGGCCTTGTGCAACACAGCACCCCGCAACCGGACGGCAACGGTCCGCGCCGACGCCTCCGGCGCCACGTTGTCGGCGCCCCAGGCGACCCCGGAGGCCGTGGAGTACACCGAGATCCTGGAGGCGGAGGACCGGCCGTGGGTCACGGTGGTCTGGGACGATCCGGTGAACCTCATGCACTACGTCGCCTACATATTCCAGAAGCTGTTCGGCTACAGCAAAGCCAAGGCGACCGAATTGATGCTCAAGGTGCACAACGAAGGCAGAGCGGTCGTATCGTCGGGATCGCGGGACAAAATGGAACAGGATGTCCGCCGGCTACACGCGGCGGGCCTGTGGGCGACCATGCAACGTGACGACTGA
- a CDS encoding nicotinate phosphoribosyltransferase, which yields MLAAALADGSAARRCTFEVFARRLPHGRRYGVVAGTGRFLDALSRFRFGAAELEIAGRFLDADTVAWLRDYRFSGDIDGYPEGELYFPGSPILSVTGTFAECVVLETLALSVLNHDSAIASAAARMVSAAAGRRLIEMGSRRTHEQAAPASARAAHLAGFHATSNLEAVRRYGVPGAGTSAHAFTLVHSGADGEHEIEAFRSQVAVHGTGTTLLVDTFDITRGVALAVEAAGPELGAVRIDSGDLGVLARQVRQQLDELGATKTRIVVSGDLDEYAIAALRAEPVDAYGVGTQLVIGSGAPTAGMVYKLVEVDGLPVAKRSSHKESRGGAKRAVRLARGTGTIVEEIVYPAIADRPDPAGYAVRDLLVPLVRGGQVLDLPTLAESRDLVARGLVSLPWEGLKLSGGEPAVPTTFLA from the coding sequence ATGCTGGCCGCCGCTCTCGCCGACGGTTCCGCGGCGCGGCGGTGCACCTTCGAAGTGTTCGCCCGCCGCTTGCCGCACGGCCGCAGGTACGGCGTGGTGGCGGGTACCGGGCGGTTCCTGGACGCGCTCTCCAGGTTCCGGTTCGGTGCGGCGGAGCTGGAGATCGCCGGCCGGTTCCTGGACGCGGATACGGTCGCCTGGCTGCGCGACTATCGGTTCTCCGGTGATATCGACGGTTACCCGGAAGGCGAGCTGTATTTCCCGGGTTCTCCCATTCTGTCCGTCACCGGGACGTTCGCCGAATGCGTGGTGCTCGAGACGCTCGCCCTGTCGGTGCTCAACCACGACAGCGCTATCGCGTCCGCCGCCGCTCGGATGGTGAGTGCGGCGGCCGGGCGGCGGCTGATCGAGATGGGGTCGCGGCGCACCCATGAGCAGGCCGCCCCGGCCAGTGCCCGGGCCGCGCACCTGGCCGGTTTCCACGCGACCTCCAACCTGGAGGCGGTGCGCCGGTACGGCGTGCCGGGCGCCGGAACCAGCGCACACGCCTTCACTTTGGTGCACAGCGGGGCCGACGGCGAACACGAGATCGAGGCTTTCCGCAGCCAGGTGGCGGTCCACGGAACCGGCACCACCCTGCTGGTCGACACCTTCGACATCACCCGCGGCGTGGCCTTGGCAGTCGAGGCGGCCGGGCCCGAACTGGGTGCGGTGCGCATCGATTCCGGTGATCTGGGCGTGCTGGCCCGGCAGGTGCGCCAGCAGTTGGACGAGTTGGGGGCGACGAAGACCCGGATCGTGGTCTCGGGGGATCTGGACGAATACGCGATCGCCGCATTGCGCGCCGAACCGGTGGACGCCTACGGAGTGGGCACCCAATTGGTCATCGGATCGGGCGCGCCGACCGCCGGGATGGTCTACAAGCTCGTCGAGGTCGATGGGCTGCCCGTGGCGAAAAGGTCCAGCCACAAGGAATCGCGGGGTGGGGCGAAGCGGGCGGTGCGGCTGGCCCGCGGCACCGGCACGATCGTCGAGGAGATCGTCTACCCGGCTATCGCCGACCGGCCGGACCCCGCGGGCTACGCGGTGCGCGACCTTCTGGTTCCGCTGGTGCGCGGTGGCCAGGTGCTCGACCTGCCCACACTCGCCGAATCCCGGGATCTGGTGGCGCGCGGGCTGGTCAGTCTGCCGTGGGAGGGTCTGAAACTCTCCGGCGGCGAACCAGCGGTCCCGACCACATTCCTGGCCTGA
- a CDS encoding isochorismatase family protein, which yields MKSALIVVDVQNDFCEGGSLAVAGGARVAELISEYLADSEYDAVVATRDYHIDPGAHFSETPDFVDSWPPHCLVGTAGADFHPNFETGAVQEVFSKGEYSAAYSGFEGAATAGETLADWLRARDIGSVDVVGIATDHCVRATAMDAVAAGFATRILLGLTAGVAPATVEKALGELAGAGVELSGAVVTAGA from the coding sequence ATGAAGAGCGCGCTGATCGTGGTGGATGTGCAGAACGATTTCTGCGAGGGCGGTTCGCTGGCCGTGGCCGGTGGCGCCCGTGTCGCGGAGCTGATCAGCGAATATCTGGCCGATTCCGAGTACGACGCGGTGGTGGCCACTCGTGACTATCACATCGATCCGGGTGCTCATTTCTCGGAGACGCCCGATTTCGTGGACAGTTGGCCGCCGCACTGCCTGGTCGGTACCGCGGGTGCGGATTTCCATCCGAACTTCGAGACCGGCGCCGTGCAGGAGGTCTTCTCGAAGGGGGAGTACTCGGCCGCGTATTCGGGGTTCGAAGGCGCCGCCACAGCCGGGGAGACTCTCGCGGACTGGCTGCGTGCCCGGGATATCGGGTCGGTGGATGTCGTGGGGATCGCCACCGACCACTGTGTCCGGGCCACTGCCATGGATGCCGTCGCGGCGGGGTTCGCCACCCGGATCTTGCTCGGGCTCACCGCGGGAGTCGCGCCGGCCACTGTCGAGAAGGCGCTCGGCGAACTGGCCGGAGCGGGTGTCGAGCTCTCCGGCGCCGTGGTGACGGCCGGCGCTTGA
- a CDS encoding MmcQ/YjbR family DNA-binding protein, whose protein sequence is MTATGDDVRAYALSLPATTEQFTWGMPTFRVERRLFLTLPEAETSMAVRCPIVERDELVLAEPGKFWIAGHEANNAWVRVRLAALDDQDELRAIVLDSWRLAAPGDLLAAGVSPA, encoded by the coding sequence ATGACTGCTACCGGGGACGATGTTCGCGCCTACGCCCTGTCGCTCCCGGCGACGACCGAACAGTTCACCTGGGGGATGCCCACTTTCCGAGTGGAGCGTCGGCTTTTCCTCACCCTGCCCGAGGCCGAGACCTCGATGGCGGTGCGGTGTCCGATCGTGGAGCGGGACGAATTGGTCTTGGCGGAGCCGGGCAAGTTCTGGATCGCCGGCCATGAGGCGAACAACGCGTGGGTGCGGGTCCGGCTCGCGGCGCTGGACGACCAGGACGAGCTTCGGGCGATAGTGCTGGATTCGTGGCGGCTCGCCGCGCCGGGCGACCTGCTCGCGGCCGGGGTCTCGCCGGCGTAG
- a CDS encoding PadR family transcriptional regulator, producing the protein MAKKRKVGNLLALAVLAVMQDEAMHRYQIAARLRDYGKDRDLDIKWGSLYTVVQNLAKAGFLEVVGSEREGARPERVIYRITDAGQRELVDWTRELIAEPEPERGRFLAGLSILAVLPPDEVAELLGRRLVSLDAQIAEVRKELAELAATLPRLFLIESEYGLAVLETEAEWARALRTELLEGTFPDLAEWQAWHQGGPGVDSARARAYVEGVDTTSDR; encoded by the coding sequence ATGGCGAAGAAACGCAAGGTCGGCAATCTTCTGGCCCTCGCGGTGCTCGCGGTGATGCAGGACGAAGCCATGCACCGCTATCAGATCGCGGCCCGCCTGCGCGACTACGGAAAAGACCGCGATCTCGATATCAAATGGGGATCGCTGTACACGGTCGTGCAGAACCTGGCGAAAGCCGGTTTCCTCGAGGTGGTGGGCAGTGAGCGCGAAGGGGCGCGGCCTGAGCGGGTGATCTACCGGATCACCGACGCCGGGCAGCGCGAACTCGTCGACTGGACCCGGGAACTGATCGCCGAACCGGAGCCCGAACGCGGGCGGTTCCTCGCCGGCCTGTCGATTCTCGCGGTCCTGCCACCGGACGAGGTGGCGGAACTGCTGGGTCGCCGGCTGGTCTCGCTGGACGCGCAGATCGCCGAGGTGCGCAAGGAACTCGCGGAGCTCGCCGCAACGCTGCCCCGCCTGTTCCTCATCGAATCCGAATACGGGCTGGCCGTACTGGAGACCGAGGCCGAATGGGCCCGGGCGCTGCGCACCGAACTACTCGAGGGAACCTTCCCCGACCTGGCCGAATGGCAGGCATGGCATCAGGGCGGGCCCGGGGTGGACAGCGCCCGCGCCCGTGCGTACGTGGAGGGGGTCGATACGACGAGCGACCGCTGA
- a CDS encoding FAD-dependent monooxygenase: MSGIETALVIGGGIAGPVAATALRKAGIEARVYEAYPGPAHTIGSGLALAPNGVAALDVIGAGDAVRDIAVPVPRMALAVGRKLLSMPTLGDQAPLQLVDRGDLHRVLHERAVAAGVPVEFGKRLVSAERTAAGVTARFADGTTATADVLIGADGIRSTVRRLIDPDAPGPDFTGMLGFGATVDCSVEVAPETIVFAYGARAYYLYWPVAPGRISWGANLPSKEYLSLTEARQVPAEHWLEILRDTYADDTPGGQLARGTTPEQLEVVGALHIMPPVRHWFRERMVLVGDAVHAPSNSSGQGASLSIESAIELARCLRDIGEPAAAFAAYESLRRPRVEGVAARAAKINHSKTPGPVARKVMQLLMPIMARTVMNPEKTLAEEQRYRIDWDEPVHAISDPAHSRTADAIHADKG, encoded by the coding sequence ATGTCCGGAATCGAGACCGCCCTGGTGATCGGCGGCGGTATAGCGGGGCCGGTGGCGGCCACCGCGTTGCGTAAGGCGGGTATCGAGGCCCGCGTCTACGAGGCCTATCCGGGTCCCGCCCATACGATCGGCAGCGGCCTGGCCTTGGCGCCGAACGGTGTCGCCGCGCTCGATGTGATCGGCGCCGGGGACGCCGTCCGCGATATCGCGGTGCCGGTGCCACGGATGGCGCTGGCGGTCGGCCGGAAACTGCTCTCGATGCCCACCCTCGGGGATCAGGCGCCGTTGCAACTCGTCGATCGCGGTGACCTGCACCGGGTGCTGCACGAGCGGGCGGTGGCGGCCGGGGTTCCGGTCGAGTTCGGCAAACGCCTGGTATCGGCGGAGCGGACCGCGGCGGGCGTGACGGCCCGGTTCGCCGACGGAACCACCGCCACCGCCGATGTGCTCATCGGCGCGGATGGAATCCGCTCGACGGTGCGCCGCCTGATCGACCCGGACGCGCCGGGCCCGGATTTCACCGGGATGCTCGGTTTCGGGGCCACGGTCGACTGCTCGGTCGAGGTCGCACCCGAGACGATCGTTTTCGCCTACGGCGCGCGGGCCTACTACCTGTACTGGCCGGTCGCTCCCGGCCGGATCAGCTGGGGAGCCAATCTGCCCAGCAAGGAATATCTCTCACTCACCGAAGCGCGGCAGGTGCCGGCCGAGCACTGGCTCGAGATCCTGCGCGACACCTACGCCGACGACACCCCCGGTGGGCAGCTCGCCCGTGGGACGACGCCCGAACAGCTGGAAGTCGTCGGCGCACTGCACATCATGCCGCCGGTTCGGCACTGGTTCCGCGAGCGGATGGTGCTGGTCGGCGACGCGGTGCACGCGCCCTCGAACAGTTCCGGTCAAGGGGCGTCACTCTCGATCGAGAGCGCGATCGAGCTGGCTCGCTGCCTGCGTGACATCGGCGAACCCGCCGCAGCGTTCGCCGCTTACGAGAGTCTGCGCCGGCCGCGAGTGGAAGGTGTGGCCGCCCGCGCCGCGAAGATCAACCACAGCAAGACCCCGGGCCCGGTCGCCCGCAAGGTGATGCAGCTGCTCATGCCGATCATGGCGCGCACGGTCATGAATCCGGAGAAGACCCTCGCCGAGGAGCAGCGCTATCGGATCGACTGGGACGAACCGGTACACGCCATCTCGGATCCGGCACACTCCCGAACTGCTGATGCCATCCACGCGGATAAAGGCTGA
- a CDS encoding HNH endonuclease family protein: MNSLLSALPAPARKFAAVVVPVLIAIALAAGFLLEGCSTATGPAAGAAKSVAGTAAEIRSALDHLPVKTEVAMTGYSREKFPHWDNNDPEHGFGPEFAQYSKCTTREVMMLRDATGEVSLDPKTCDLKIGKGGGWQDAYGVMDSKTGKLKPYKFMGDSKGVDAEHIVPLAEAWRSGAKDLDTDTRRRIANDAMNLIASDPSANRSKGDQDAAHYLPPGNFRCGYISHYVQIKLKYGLSVDKDEQTALRTAVDDCVERGEFK; this comes from the coding sequence ATGAACTCGCTGCTTTCAGCACTGCCCGCCCCGGCCCGCAAGTTCGCCGCCGTCGTCGTCCCCGTCCTGATCGCCATCGCCCTGGCCGCGGGCTTTCTCCTGGAAGGCTGCAGCACCGCCACCGGTCCGGCCGCCGGCGCGGCGAAATCCGTCGCCGGCACCGCCGCCGAGATACGGTCGGCGCTGGACCACCTCCCGGTGAAGACCGAGGTCGCGATGACCGGGTACAGCCGGGAGAAGTTCCCGCACTGGGACAACAACGACCCCGAACACGGTTTCGGCCCCGAGTTCGCCCAATACAGCAAATGCACCACCCGCGAAGTGATGATGCTGCGGGACGCCACCGGCGAGGTCAGCCTGGATCCGAAGACCTGCGACCTGAAGATCGGCAAAGGCGGCGGCTGGCAGGACGCGTACGGCGTCATGGACAGCAAGACCGGAAAGCTGAAACCGTACAAGTTCATGGGCGACTCCAAGGGCGTGGACGCCGAGCACATCGTCCCGCTCGCCGAGGCCTGGCGTTCGGGCGCCAAGGATTTGGACACCGACACCCGCCGCCGGATCGCCAACGACGCAATGAACCTCATCGCCTCCGACCCGTCCGCGAACCGCTCGAAAGGCGATCAGGACGCGGCGCACTATCTGCCGCCGGGAAATTTCCGGTGTGGCTATATCTCGCATTACGTCCAGATCAAGCTAAAGTACGGCCTGAGCGTGGACAAGGACGAACAGACCGCACTGCGCACCGCGGTGGACGACTGCGTCGAACGGGGTGAGTTCAAATAG
- a CDS encoding phosphate signaling complex PhoU family protein, producing MRTQFTNELVALTADLTQMCSITHEAAERVTDALVGADLTATYEVFALDERLQTMYGACEARTVVLLALQAPVARDLRHVVTAIQIAGELSRIGRLFSRVADQVYQSHPDAIAPAPVLDILAQMSALTAECTARAERDVTRGRHTCADDTGAATMHALNQKLHNALSTTEGSTDTAIALALIGHKLSRILDHTGRIERLIHFLDTGIPPTAQLDSEDEDAEATD from the coding sequence GTGCGAACTCAGTTCACCAACGAGCTCGTCGCGTTGACCGCAGATCTGACGCAGATGTGCAGCATCACCCACGAGGCGGCCGAACGCGTCACCGACGCGCTCGTGGGGGCCGACCTCACCGCGACCTACGAGGTCTTCGCCCTCGACGAACGATTGCAGACGATGTACGGCGCGTGCGAAGCGCGCACGGTGGTGTTGCTGGCGCTACAGGCGCCCGTCGCGCGCGATCTGCGCCATGTGGTGACCGCGATCCAGATCGCCGGTGAACTGTCCCGGATCGGGAGGCTGTTCAGCCGGGTGGCCGATCAGGTGTACCAGAGCCACCCGGACGCGATCGCCCCGGCGCCGGTACTCGACATCCTCGCGCAGATGTCGGCCCTCACCGCCGAGTGCACGGCACGCGCCGAACGCGACGTCACCCGCGGCCGGCACACCTGCGCCGACGACACCGGGGCGGCCACCATGCACGCCCTGAACCAGAAGTTGCACAACGCGCTGTCGACGACCGAGGGCTCCACCGACACCGCGATCGCACTCGCGTTGATCGGCCACAAACTGTCCCGGATCCTCGACCACACCGGTCGGATCGAGCGGTTGATCCATTTCCTGGACACCGGAATCCCGCCGACCGCCCAGCTGGACAGCGAAGACGAGGACGCCGAAGCGACCGACTGA
- a CDS encoding nitroreductase/quinone reductase family protein, whose amino-acid sequence MTDMRSIKHRIVTTFQRHVANPLNRKRPAQQLLETTGRVSGTARVVPIGGRRTGNEFWFVSEFGDRSDYVRNIRADDRVRVRLDGAWHSGAAHLLPDDDPVGRLSSLPRGNSAAVRAMGTDLLTIRVDLDD is encoded by the coding sequence ATGACCGATATGCGAAGTATCAAACATCGCATCGTCACCACTTTCCAGCGGCATGTGGCCAATCCGCTGAACCGGAAACGTCCGGCGCAGCAGTTGCTGGAGACCACCGGGCGGGTCAGCGGTACCGCCCGGGTGGTGCCGATCGGCGGCCGCCGAACCGGGAACGAGTTCTGGTTCGTCTCCGAGTTCGGGGACCGCTCGGATTATGTCCGCAATATCCGCGCGGACGACCGGGTCAGAGTGCGATTGGACGGTGCATGGCATTCGGGCGCCGCGCATCTGCTGCCCGACGACGATCCGGTGGGCAGGCTTTCTTCGCTACCGCGCGGCAACAGTGCCGCGGTGCGCGCCATGGGTACCGATCTGCTGACAATTCGCGTCGATCTGGACGACTGA